In the genome of Pristis pectinata isolate sPriPec2 chromosome 10, sPriPec2.1.pri, whole genome shotgun sequence, one region contains:
- the pnrc1 gene encoding proline-rich nuclear receptor coactivator 1, with product MVTADVCRPSRPTLGVLARGRKRWRRWEAAMHPLPLPCPPSVPLPVSACSGVKAAAGNRHRPQQHSKTAASRSRKLLSASSTITLLQRHTHQPHLRTQQPGCQSAAGATSTDPRTFSAAASAAASVDERTKEGKAIKSNMERYETISPHTQVMYCVSKTEECFQALNATKKRNKHNLLPKKASVKRNENSHSLNAPSPEGCNVLKKEGGKPVTPGNHYRSLKLQKVGLKSITTLQGDQNYAGPKFSEPPSPSVLPKPPSHWVGVHADYPEDGSKEIMTVHLKTLLKVNA from the exons ATGGTGACTGCGGATGTCTGTCGCCCCTCGCGTCCTACTCTCGGGGTTTTAGCCCGAGGTCGCAAGCGGTGGAGGCGGTGGGAGGCCGCGATGCACCCGCTGCCTTTGCCCTGTCCGCCATCTGTCCCCCTCCCCGTCAGCGCCTGCAGCGGCGTCAAGGCCGCCGCCGGTAACCGCCACCGTCCGCAGCAGCACAGCAAGACGGCGGCCAGCCGGAGTCGGAAGTTACTGTCTGCTTCGTCCACCATTACGCTGCTCCAGAGACACACGCACCAGCCGCACCTGAGGACGCAACAGCCCGGCTGCCAGAGCGCAGCCGGCGCCACGTCGACGGACCCGAGAACGTTCTCCGCAGCCGCCTCTGCTGCTGCTTCGGTGGACGAGCGCACGAAGGAAGGGAAG GCAATAAAATCAAATATGGAAAGATATGAAACAATCTCTCCACATACACAAGTCATGTATTGTGTAAGTAAAACAGAAGAATGCTTTCAAGCCTTAAATGCCACCAAGAAAAGAAATAAGCATAACCTGCTGCCGAAAAAGGCATcggtaaaaagaaatgaaaacagcCATAGCCTGAATGCTCCCTCTCCTGAAGGCTGCAACGTTCTCAAAAAAGAGGGGGGAAAGCCTGTTACTCCTGGAAACCACTACAGAAGTCTAAAATTACAGAAAGTTGGTCTGAAGTCTATAACAACTCTTCAAGGAGATCAGAACTATGCTGGGCCAAAGTTTAGTGAGCCACCATCTCCCAGTGTTCTACCTAAACCACCAAGTCATTGGGTAGGGGTCCATGCTGATTATCCTGAAGATGGGAGTAAGGAAATAATGACAGTCCACTTAAAAACTTTACTGAAAGTTAACGCATAG